A DNA window from Methylobacterium sp. NMS14P contains the following coding sequences:
- the asnB gene encoding asparagine synthase (glutamine-hydrolyzing) — protein MRRAVASMTGSMHHRGPDADGLWADGEGRCVLGHRRLSIIDTTEAGVQPMHSGSARHVITFNGEIYNYLELRPRLEKAGITIRGKTDTEVLLEAVAHEGPSVLSRLDGMFAFAVFDRRDGSLLLARDAFGEKPLYITTLRSRAVAFASELQALERCEGFDARVDVSAMAEVLSFQYIGAPRCIYRSVRKLLPGHWMRIHADGRIETERFFSFRPGRDGYSDRPLADLADELEEILVRSIDRRMIADVPLGAFLSGGVDSSTVCALIRRRLDRPLKTFSIGFEGAPESEHLTARIFAQHLGTEHHDEILNPDISAFLSGIGARLDEPNGDSSCMPTYLLSQFARRQVTVAISGDGGDELFGGYGRYFATLGEAERRARGEIGSEWTPGDAYFGNRILVATEHHIKELFGFVPDGFAAHLGHLREEVNASGDGLLAELRRTDADNYMPGAVLPKVDRMSMQCSLEVRTPFLNMELARFAERLSPSVLISGLRGKLVLREIAYRYLPRDLIDLPKQGFALPLSDWARTSMLQVAGGMLEDPDSRLRAVFGSEGIARFLGRQRSPGNFSPYQVWGVAMLESWLRHHSVDLPGRASYALPPEVTGEGDVKAAPAAPQDADDAARWAALPVTSRIFIVAETRLPRGARITTDEALALLPTDLRILLLGRVATMPAADPLNAATAERPIVEFRGSSRSLKAATVLLYGVNADGCPEALWKDLDDAGVRHLLVRSAHNWTVVHQFTFSQHNPVARLAAVARLFKKREAFFSANPVAKRFGAADIVDDAGLDLRTVQLTLGTEDDRDRESSDRFTVFRGFRQLLPFERPFDEVRKSPDRYTVWNRRLYVGKDDGQGESSTYWAVSNDIAAENDLPVRRRDIAVPLFQPGSGMPVVERALAVPINDVALQPGDPVVVCTHGLPPGGAERQWVYLAQALKAEGYDVTFVVVDKLQDTNSYLRLLKSHDIPVIDGRSFSDIQKLQMWPDHVIPLGDLNGLPDPYEALAITSALMAVRPKAVFLQLDGPNTIGGIAAHIAGVAHILLSFRNYNPSHFSYLANDWFKEVYRALARSPRVKLSGNCIAANDDYADWIGVPRSAVTFIPNAIDPDLFALPADADLAAARRSLGLDERMPVLLGVFRLSEEKNPRLFLDVCNRILTERPDVRILIAGIGPGLNQMLDWADALGLADRVTFLGKRTDVGTLMRLASVLLLTSNIEGMPNVLMESQVMGTPVVATDVGGVRSVVVDGTTGFVCPPGDAAALARACLRLVADETLAQRMGLAGRRHMLEGFTKVELGRRSLACLTAGDPVVPPRRAPVSA, from the coding sequence ATGCGCCGGGCCGTAGCCTCCATGACCGGCTCGATGCACCATCGCGGCCCCGATGCGGACGGCCTCTGGGCGGACGGCGAAGGACGCTGCGTCCTGGGGCATCGGCGGCTCAGCATCATCGACACGACCGAAGCCGGCGTTCAGCCGATGCACAGCGGCAGCGCGCGCCACGTGATCACCTTCAACGGTGAGATCTACAACTACCTGGAATTGCGGCCGCGCCTGGAAAAGGCCGGCATCACGATCCGCGGGAAGACCGACACCGAGGTGCTCCTCGAAGCGGTCGCGCATGAGGGGCCGTCCGTCCTGTCGCGGCTCGACGGCATGTTCGCCTTCGCCGTGTTCGATCGGCGCGACGGTTCGCTCCTGCTGGCGCGGGACGCCTTCGGCGAGAAGCCGCTCTACATCACCACCCTCCGCTCCCGGGCCGTCGCGTTCGCCTCCGAGCTCCAGGCCCTCGAGCGCTGCGAGGGCTTCGACGCCCGCGTCGACGTGTCGGCGATGGCCGAGGTGCTGTCGTTCCAGTATATCGGCGCGCCGCGCTGCATCTACCGTAGCGTCCGCAAGCTCCTGCCGGGCCACTGGATGCGGATCCACGCCGACGGCCGGATCGAGACCGAGCGCTTCTTCAGCTTCAGGCCGGGCCGGGACGGCTATTCCGACCGGCCCCTGGCCGACCTTGCCGACGAACTGGAAGAGATCCTCGTCCGCAGCATCGACCGGCGGATGATCGCGGACGTCCCGCTCGGAGCCTTCCTGTCGGGCGGCGTCGATTCCTCGACCGTCTGCGCCCTGATCCGCCGTCGCCTCGACCGGCCGCTGAAGACGTTCTCGATCGGCTTCGAGGGGGCGCCCGAGAGCGAACACCTCACCGCGCGCATCTTCGCCCAGCATCTCGGGACCGAGCACCACGACGAGATCCTGAACCCCGACATCTCGGCGTTCCTATCCGGCATCGGCGCGCGCCTGGACGAACCGAACGGCGACAGCTCCTGCATGCCGACCTACCTGCTGTCCCAATTTGCCCGGCGGCAGGTCACCGTCGCGATATCCGGCGACGGCGGCGACGAACTCTTCGGCGGCTACGGCCGCTACTTCGCGACCCTCGGCGAGGCCGAGCGGCGCGCACGCGGCGAGATCGGCAGCGAATGGACACCCGGGGACGCCTATTTCGGCAACCGGATCCTCGTCGCCACCGAGCACCATATCAAGGAATTGTTCGGCTTCGTCCCGGACGGCTTCGCCGCGCACCTGGGCCATCTGCGCGAGGAGGTGAATGCCAGCGGCGACGGGCTTCTCGCCGAGCTGCGGCGCACCGACGCCGACAATTACATGCCGGGCGCCGTCCTGCCCAAGGTCGACCGGATGAGCATGCAATGCTCGCTCGAGGTCCGGACGCCGTTCCTGAACATGGAACTGGCGCGCTTTGCCGAGCGCCTGTCCCCCTCGGTCCTGATCAGCGGGCTGCGGGGCAAGCTCGTCCTGCGCGAGATCGCCTACCGCTATCTCCCCCGCGACCTCATCGACCTGCCCAAGCAAGGCTTCGCCCTGCCCCTCTCCGACTGGGCCCGCACGAGCATGCTGCAGGTCGCAGGCGGGATGCTGGAGGATCCGGACAGCCGCCTGCGGGCCGTGTTCGGCTCCGAGGGCATCGCGCGTTTCCTGGGGCGCCAGCGCAGCCCGGGCAACTTCTCGCCCTATCAGGTCTGGGGCGTCGCGATGCTGGAATCGTGGCTCCGCCACCATTCGGTCGACCTGCCCGGGCGGGCGAGCTACGCGCTGCCGCCCGAGGTCACGGGGGAGGGCGACGTGAAGGCCGCCCCGGCAGCGCCCCAGGACGCGGATGACGCCGCGCGCTGGGCTGCTCTGCCGGTGACCTCCCGGATCTTCATCGTGGCGGAGACCCGGCTGCCGCGGGGCGCGCGGATCACCACCGACGAAGCGCTGGCGTTGCTGCCGACGGACCTGCGCATCCTCCTGCTCGGACGCGTCGCGACGATGCCGGCGGCCGATCCGCTCAACGCCGCAACCGCAGAACGCCCGATCGTGGAGTTCAGGGGATCCAGCCGGTCCCTGAAGGCGGCCACCGTCCTGCTCTACGGCGTCAACGCGGATGGTTGCCCCGAAGCGTTGTGGAAGGATCTCGACGACGCCGGCGTCCGGCATCTCCTCGTCCGCTCGGCGCACAATTGGACGGTGGTCCATCAATTCACCTTCTCCCAGCACAACCCTGTCGCCCGCCTCGCCGCCGTCGCCCGGCTGTTCAAGAAGCGCGAAGCCTTCTTCTCCGCGAACCCGGTCGCGAAACGGTTCGGGGCAGCCGACATCGTCGACGATGCCGGACTGGATCTCCGGACGGTCCAGCTGACATTGGGCACCGAGGACGACCGCGATCGGGAATCCTCGGACCGCTTCACCGTGTTTCGCGGGTTTCGGCAGTTGCTCCCCTTCGAGCGTCCGTTCGACGAGGTCAGGAAATCCCCCGACCGCTACACGGTCTGGAACCGCCGGCTCTACGTCGGCAAGGACGACGGGCAGGGCGAGTCCAGCACCTACTGGGCCGTGTCCAACGACATCGCGGCCGAGAACGATCTCCCGGTCCGCCGACGCGACATCGCGGTGCCACTCTTCCAGCCCGGCTCCGGCATGCCGGTCGTCGAGCGTGCCCTCGCGGTGCCGATCAACGATGTCGCGCTGCAACCGGGGGATCCCGTGGTCGTGTGCACGCACGGGCTTCCTCCGGGCGGCGCCGAACGGCAGTGGGTCTACCTCGCGCAGGCGCTCAAGGCCGAAGGCTATGACGTCACCTTCGTCGTAGTCGACAAATTGCAAGACACGAACAGCTATCTCCGCCTGCTGAAGAGCCATGACATACCGGTGATCGACGGACGGTCCTTCAGCGACATCCAGAAGCTGCAGATGTGGCCGGATCACGTCATCCCGCTCGGCGACCTGAACGGCTTGCCCGACCCCTACGAGGCCTTGGCGATCACCAGCGCCCTGATGGCCGTCCGGCCGAAGGCCGTCTTCCTGCAACTCGACGGCCCCAACACCATCGGGGGCATCGCGGCGCACATCGCCGGGGTCGCCCACATCCTGCTGTCGTTCCGGAACTACAATCCGTCGCACTTCAGTTACCTGGCAAACGACTGGTTCAAAGAGGTGTATCGGGCGCTGGCCCGCTCGCCGCGCGTCAAGCTGTCCGGAAACTGCATCGCGGCGAACGACGACTACGCCGATTGGATCGGCGTCCCGCGATCGGCGGTGACCTTCATCCCGAACGCCATCGATCCCGATCTCTTCGCATTGCCGGCCGATGCCGACCTCGCGGCGGCGCGCCGTTCCCTCGGCCTGGACGAGCGCATGCCCGTGCTGCTCGGCGTTTTCCGGCTGTCGGAAGAGAAGAACCCGCGCCTTTTTCTCGATGTCTGCAACCGCATTCTGACCGAGCGGCCCGACGTCAGGATCCTGATCGCCGGGATCGGTCCGGGTCTCAATCAGATGCTCGACTGGGCGGACGCGCTGGGTCTGGCCGACAGGGTCACCTTCCTCGGCAAGCGCACCGATGTCGGGACGCTCATGCGGCTCGCATCGGTTCTTCTGCTTACCTCCAACATCGAGGGCATGCCGAACGTCCTGATGGAGTCGCAAGTGATGGGGACGCCCGTGGTCGCGACCGATGTCGGCGGCGTGCGCAGCGTCGTGGTGGATGGAACCACCGGGTTCGTGTGCCCGCCCGGCGATGCCGCGGCACTGGCCAGGGCGTGCCTGCGTCTCGTCGCGGACGAGACCCTGGCGCAGCGCATGGGTCTAGCCGGCCGGCGGCACATGCTCGAAGGCTTCACGAAGGTGGAGTTAGGACGACGGAGCCTGGCCTGCCTGACCGCGGGCGACCCTGTCGTGCCGCCGAGACGCGCACCGGTTTCGGCGTGA